A single window of Aspergillus flavus chromosome 4, complete sequence DNA harbors:
- a CDS encoding putative amino acid transporter, producing MDPSSIQTKEKPIEDPNALYLEKGEIVDDVTYDAVFGEITDEGPNYRNVGFFGTVVLMMKTQIGLGVLSIPTAFDTLGMVPGVIVLIAISCITTWSDYMVGSFKLRHREVYGIDDAGALMFGTPGRVVLAAAFCLYWIFVAGSGILGISIGLNAVSTHGACTAIFVAVAAILGFACSSIRTLGKITWLAWIGLPCILIASKFPYTCVSPVDRYYRPEVLIQAVSHLSLVLIVTIAVGVQDRPPTAPQTDGPWVADFKIIGNPTFAQAITAVSSLVFAFSGTPGFFSIVSEMRDPRKFTPALLICQAVVTAVYITIGCVVYYYCGSYVASPALGSAGGLIKKIAYGLSLPGLIVTTTIVTHIPAKYIFVHLLRGSKHLISNTVTHWTVWLACTLSITVIAYIIASAIPVFDGLVSLIGALLGTMMCFQPMGCMWLYDNWHKRREGLATKQWWFMVFFSVFVVISGTFLTVAGTYGSVIGIMDSYKTEGGSAAFTCADNSGSV from the exons ATGGATCCATCTTCAATACAGACGAAAGAGAAACCGATTGAGGATCCCAACGCCCTTTACCTCGAGAAAGGTGAAATCGTCGACGATGTTACCTACGATGCCGTGTTTGGAGAAATCACGGATGAAGGGCCGAACTACCGGAAT GTCGGCTTTTTCGGAACGGTGGTTCTCATGATGAAGACGCAGATCGGGCTGGGTGTTCTTTCCATACCAACAGCCTTTGATACCCTCGGCATGGTTCCCGGCGTGATCGTACTCATCGCGATTTCCTGTATCACGACATGGTCCGACTATATGGTCGGATCTTTCAAGTTGCGTCATCGCGAAGTGTATGGTATTGATGATGCCGGGGCGTTGATGTTTGGTACACCGGGGCGGGTCGTTCTCGCAGCCGCCTTTTGCTTGT ACTGGATCTTCGTTGCAGGCTCCGGTATCCTCGGGATTTCGATTGGCCTAAATGCAGTCTCCACGCATGGTGCCTGTACCGCGATCTTTGTGGCGGTTGCCGCGATTCTAGGCTTTGCCTGTAGTAGCATCCGAACCCTTGGTAAGATCACTTGGCTGGCATGGATTGGACTGCCGTGTATTCTAATTGCCAGTAAGTTCCCTTATACCTGTGTCTCCCCAGTCGATCGCTACTATCGACCTGAGGTGTTGATCCAGGCTGTGTCTCATCTTTCTCTAGTCCTCATTGTCACTATCGCCGTTGGCGTTCAAGACCGCCCGCCCACCGCACCACAAACGGATGGTCCCTGGGTTGCGGACTTCAAAATCATCGGCAATCCGACCTTCGCTCAGGCGATCACCGCGGTGAGCTCACTCGTTTTCGCATTCTCCGGTACTCCCGGGTTCTTCTCCATTGTGTCTGAAATGCGCGACCCTCGCAAGTTCACTCCAGCACTGCTTATCTGTCAAGCTGTTGTGACTGCGGTCTATATCACGATTGGCTGTGTAGTATATTACTACTGTGGATCCTATGTCGCCTCACCAGCCCTGGGCTCAGCCGGTGGATTGATTAAGAAGATCGCCTATGGACTTTCCTTGCCAGGTTTAATCGTTACTACCACTATTGTTACTCAT ATCCCAGCGAAATATATCTTCGTCCATCTGCTTCGCGGCTCCAAACACCTCATCAGTAATACCGTCACGCACTGGACCGTTTGGCTCGCCTGCACCCTCAGCATTACCGTCATTGCCTATATTATCGCCAGCGCGATCCCAGTGTTTGACGGACTTGTGTCGCTCATCGGAGCCTTGCTGGGCACGATGATGTGCTTCCAACCGATGGGTTGCATGTGGCTCTATGATAACTGGCACAAGCGGAGGGAGGGTCTCGCCACGAAACAATGGTGGTTTATGGTTTTCTTCAGTGTCTTTGTAGTCATTTCAGGAACCTTCCTGACCGTGGCTGGGACCTATGGATCCGTCATTGGGATCATGGACTCATACAAAACAGAAGGTGGCTCAGCTGCCTTCACCTGCGCGGACAACTCTGGGTCTGTGTGA
- a CDS encoding uncharacterized protein (of unknown function-domain containing protein) has translation MADTPSYLTTKAGKYALGAYRGPLEQQHGDGSQVAHVELTESSTLKGNGKIRRHWIRFWCCYLIGAIIFLAIFLPLFFTVIIQAISQRVIDDASLVLVEAKVMQPRPESVLLSIQTALRLGVNVPVRLDPNVLHLFNNDQPGNSTYLKVYNDAIVIHGNASIGVQNQPSPINPDPWKHYIRSVVFEPHAPLSAFGTTNIYLGKLKSHISLKKDLPQNRAKIAALNSFAGFSIEDPKMLFPPRDDGVNLVANATLPNPSVMTIEIGTITMDLKSKDLTIGNATINNLTLRPGNHSTPLEGVVDMHTVTENLLPLLQAQRDSLRSGYLSLDAVTREVEYDGVMIPYYTEVMRDLVLSAKVPVNDLLINSVQGILHDNSSGLQSVLDDIRERSAAKGDITSSVGIKHRR, from the exons ATGGCTGATACACCGTCGTATCTCACCACCAAGGCTGGAAAGTACGCCCTGGGAGCGTATCGAGGACCTCTAGAGCAGCAGCATGGAGACGGATCCCAAGTCGCACATGTGGAGCTGACAGAGAGCAGCACGCTGAAGGGGAACGGAAAGATACGTCGGCATTGGATCCGATTTTGGTGCTGTTACCTTATCGGTGCCATTATCTTTCTGGCAATTTTCCTACCACTGTT CTTTACCGTCATCATCCAGGCGATCTCCCAGCGAGTAATCGACGACGCATCTCTCGTCCTCGTGGAAGCTAAGGTCATGCAACCCCGGCCAGAATCTGTTTTGCTCAGCATCCAAACTGCACTTAGGCTTGGCGTCAACGTCCCTGTACGTCTTGACCCAAATGTTCTCCACCTATTCAACAATGATCAGCCGGGAAATAGCACGTATTTGAAGGTCTATAACGATGCTATAGTCATACATGGGAACGCGAGTATTGGAGTCCAGAACCAGCCAAGCCCGATAAATCCTGACCCATGGAAACATTACATTCGCAGTGTGGTGTTCGAGCCACATGCCCCGTTGTCTGCGTTTGGAACCACCAACATATACTTGGGAAAGCTGAAGAGTCACATCTCGTTGAAGAAGGACCTCCCTCAAAACA GAGCTAAGATTGCAGCTCTCAATTCGTTCGCTGGATTCTCGATCGAAGATCCCAAAATGCTTTTCCCGCCGCGAGATGACGGTGTGAATCTGGTTGCAAATGCGACATTGCCTAATCCATCCGTCATGACCATAGAAATC GGAACCATAACCATGGACTTGAAAAGCAAGGATCTCACAATAGGGAATGCAACTATCAACAATCTGACGTTGCGACCCGGCAACCACTCGACACCACTCGAGGGAGTGGTAGATATGCACACAGTTACAGAGAATCTCCTGCCTCTGCTACAGGCGCAAAGAGACTCTTTACGGAGCGGGTATCTCAGCCTCGATGCTGTCACGCGAGAGGTGGAATATGATGGCGTCATGATCCCATATTACACTGAGGTCATGCGTGATTTGGTCCTTTCGGCGAAGGTACCAGTCAATGATTTGCTGATCAACTCGGTACAAGGGATACTTCACGACAACAGTTCCGGTCTCCAATCGGTACTGGATGACATTAGGGAACGGAGTGCGGCGAAGGGAGACATCACATCAAGCGTTGGTATCAAGCATCGGAGATGA
- a CDS encoding cytochrome P450 monooxygenase yields MGLVELVLETRWLVVGSLFILYFLKKFQAYYRLRKFKGPLSCGFSHFLHTKAVLSLRCERWYKEMTDQYGSIVRIGPNALITSSPELWAHINAVRSPYKRSDWYYHAARFKPGEDHVFSETNNERHDRRRKQMLMGYSGKENLSLESDIDLRVLDFLDLIRNRYLSTEDCLKPMDLAKKVQYLTLDVISTVGLGNSFGMLKADKDVNDYIKSGEEGLWVSNFLMGTGLHWIMQIEWVGRLLGPSTDDLKGFGKMMATTGQMVAKRLQSPTNARSDMLASFIRHGLIGNELWMEAFEQVLAGSDTTASGIRGILLCLLSNPRVYKKLQAEIDGAVQDGRAPSTGIISDAQLRRLEYLQAVIREGLRIFVPVVNIFARDVPPEGDEVIVDGESVQIPGGTWIGYSALGMHLNKATYGEDAEVFRPERWLNDDKDHLANMTRVNDLIFGYGRWKCLGQTVALIEIGKTIFEALRNFDWALANPEQPWRRKNVNGLFAVSDMWVTVTAREQLGSCL; encoded by the exons ATGGGGTTAGTCGAGCTGGTCTTAGAGACCCGCTGGTTGGTCGTCGGCAGTCTTTTCATCCTCTACTTCTTGAAAAAGTTCCAAGCGTACTATCGTCTCCGGAAGTTCAAGGGCCCACTTAGCTGTGGTTTCTCCCATTTTCTGCACACCAAGGCCGTGCTCAGTTTGCGGTGCGAAAGATGGTATAAAGAAATGACGGACCAGTACG GTTCCATTGTCCGGATAGGCCCTAATGCACTCATTACCTCATCGCCAGAGTTATGGGCTCATATCAACGCGGTCCGGTCTCCATATAAACGGTCCGACTGGTATTACCATGCGGCTCGGTTCAAGCCAGGCGAAGATCATGTTTTCAGTGAGACGAATAACGAGAGGCATGACCGGAGGCGAAAGCAGATGTTAATGGGA TACtccggaaaagaaaatctgTCGCTAGAATCGGACATCGACTTGCGTGTGCTGGACTTTCTAGATCTCATTCGCAACCGATACCTGTCCACGGAAGACTGTCTGAAGCCAATGGACCTTGCGAAGAAAGTACAATACTTGACATTGGACGTGATCAGCACGGTCGGCCTAGGAAACAGCTTTGGCATGCTCAAGGCCGATAAGGATGTCAATGACTACATCAAatctggagaagaaggactcTGGGTGTCGAACTTTCTGATGGGCACAGGTCTACACTGGATCATGCAGATTGAGTGGGTCGGGAGGCTTCTCGGGCCATCCACGGATGATCTGAAGGGCTttgggaagatgatggcCACGACCGGGCAGATGGTGGCGAAGCGACTACAGAGTCCGACCAATGCGCGGAGCGATATGCTGGCTTCGTTTATCAGACATGGGCTAATCGGCAACGAACTATGGATGGAGGCGTTTGAGCAGGTTCTGGCCGGATCCGACACCACGGCGTCGGGGATCCGCGGTATTCTACTTTGTCTACTGTCAAATCCGCGAGTGTACAAGAAGCTGCAGGCTGAGATAGATGGTGCGGTTCAAGATGGCAGAGCGCCTTCGACCGGTATCATTTCTGACGCCCAACTACGACGACTCGAGTACCTGCAGGCGGTAATCAGGGAAGGATTGCGGATCTTTGTACCGGTCGTCAACATTTTCGCGAGAGACGTACCACCTGAAGGCGACGAAGTGATCGTGGATGGGGAATCTGTTCAAATCCCAGGAGGTACTTGGATTGGGTATTCTGCGTTGGGCATGCATCTCAACAAAGCCACCTATGGGGAAGACGCGGAAGTCTTCAGGCCGGAACGATGGCTGAATGACGACAAAGATCATCTGGCGAACATGACGAGAGTCAATGATCTTATATTTGGTTACGGTCGCTGGAAGTGTCTCGGTCAGACGGTGGCGTTAATTGAAATCGGCAAGACGATTTTCGAG GCGCTGCGTAACTTTGATTGGGCTCTTGCCAATCCAGAACAACCATGGCGTAGAAAAAATGTCAACGGCCTTTTTGCTGTAAGTGACATGTGGGTTACAGTGACTGCAAGGGAGCAGTTGGGTAGCTGTCTCTAG
- a CDS encoding uncharacterized protein (expressed protein) — translation MIQPAMDVLPPSDYPPVHPSEHPHIPTRTPRATLEILQALCIRDDLPKSRENLDSPLSSSERIDICDFYGTMIEVIKRNDARICRIEGRSSMHWTRERSSSLLCSW, via the coding sequence ATGATCCAACCGGCGATGGATGTCCTGCCTCCGTCAGATTACCCTCCTGTCCACCCCAGCGAGCATCCTCACATTCCAACTCGAACCCCACGCGCCACCCTTGAGATATTGCAAGCTCTCTGTATCCGTGATGATCTCCCGAAATCCCGGGAGAATCTGGACTCGCCCCTTTCTTCGTCGGAGCGCATTGACATATGTGACTTCTATGGGACAATGATCGAAGTCATTAAACGAAACGATGCGCGCATATGTCGAATCGAAGGGAGGTCATCGATGCACTGGACAAGGGAACGTAGTTCGTCTCTTCTGTGTTCGTGGTAA
- a CDS encoding general amidase-B, which translates to MGSNEESSWQQRVEQKRQRCANKIPAEWRMPDEVIASLHTPLADHRNDLIRNDIIRKSGIMTKHELQITEDYTVRELLAALANGSLSSVEVTVAYCKRAAIAQQLVSCLTETMFAEALERAQYLDQLRSQGQVVGPLHGLPVSIKDSFHYKGTEATIGMVSFLDEVSTGNSPLVDILLKLGAIIYVKTNVPQTMMALDSHNNVFGRTLNPWNTTLTPGGSSGGEGALIALRGSPLGVGTDVGGSIRVPALCCGTYGFRPSASRVPNAGTRACSTSGMRFILSCAGPLSTDLDGLEVFFSSVFDIQPSLYDSTVIDVPWRNVTVKPKLRIGLVPEHPVFPLHPPIKRILAEAVQRLEEQGHEIIRLTNEECRIRELNEVALGIFGLDQGALSHVISAGEPVVPALQHIGAQIAKVKQFHKPSLPDMSSMDRLAKLAALNTCRAELKEEYREMWKQHNLDLCLAPPAQNTAVAHDAFGPAPYTIFLNCLDYPACVIPFGQVNELDATDTFQVGEDQIAPEYDYKSVEGAPCGIQLFTTTMRDEECLQMSKLIDLCLRG; encoded by the exons ATGGGCTCCAACGAAGAATCCAGTTGGCAGCAACGGGTCGAGCAGAAACGACAGCGGTGCGCCAACAAAATCCCAGCCGAATGGCGTATGCCAGACGAAGTAATCGCTTCCCTGCACACTCCTCTAGCAGACCACAGAAATGATTTGATCCGGAATGACATTATCCGCAAATCTGGCATCATGACCAAGCACGAGTTGCAGATCACAGAAGATTACACGGTTCGAGAATTGTTGGCGGCATTGGCGAACGGGAGTCTAAGCTCGGTGGAAGTTACTGTGGCATACTGCAAGCGGGCTGCCATCGCACAGCAACTC GTTTCTTGTCTGACGGAGACAATGTTTGCAGAGGCCCTTGAGCGAGCCCAATATCTCGACCAACTCCGCTCCCAAGGACAAGTTGTCGGTCCCCTTCATGGTCTGCCCGTGAGTATCAAGGACAGCTTTCACTATAAAGGGACAGAAGCTACCATCGGCAtggtttctttccttgatgaGGTGTCTACCGGGAATTCACCGCTCGTGGATATTCTCTTGAAGCTGGGGGCGATCATCTATGTGAAGACTAATGTGCCCCAGACGATGATG GCACTTGATTCGCATAATAACGTCTTCGGACGTACCTTAAACCCGTGGAATACTACTCTGACTCCCGGGGGATCGAGTGGTGGCGAGGGTGCTTTAATTGCGCTACGAGGATCACCTCTGGGAGTAGGGACTGACGTGGGCG GTTCTATTCGCGTCCCTGCCCTTTGTTGCGGAACTTATGGCTTCCGACCCAGTGCGTCCAGAGTCCCTAACGCAGGCACTCGCGCCTGCTCAACTAGCGGAATGCGATTCATTCTCTCTTGTGCTGGGCCTTTGTCCACGGACCTTGACGGGCTCGAAGTTTTTTTCAGCTCGGTGTTCGATATCCAGCCGAGTCTTTACGACTCCACGGTCATTGATGTGCCCTGGCGTAATGTCACGGTGAAGCCGAAGTTGAGAATTGGTCTTGTTCCGGAGCATCCAGTCTTTCCATTGCATCCCCCAATCAAACGGATCCTGGCAGAAGCCGTACAGCGTCTGGAGGAACAAGGTCATGAGATTATTCGCCTCACCAACGAAGAGTGCCGAATCAGGGAACTTAATGAAGTAGCTTTGGGTATCTTCGGGCTAGACCAGGGCGCTCTCAGTCATGTCATCTCCGCCGGCGAGCCTGTGGTGCCCGCACTACAGCACATTGGCGCTCAGATTGCAAAGGTGAAACAGTTCCATAAACCATCCCTACCCGATATGAGCTCGATGGACCGTTTAGCCAAGTTAGCCGCTCTGAACACTTGTCGCGCGGAACTCAAAGAGGAATACCGAGAGATGTGGAAACAACATAATTTGGATCTTTGTCTTGCGCCGCCGGCACAAAACACAGCGGTCGCCCATGACGCCTTTGGTCCTGCGCCATACACCATTTTCTTGAACTGCCTTGAT TACCCGGCATGTGTCATTCCATTCGGGCAAGTCAACGAGTTGGATGCTACAGACACCTTCCAGGTTGGCGAAGATCAAATTGCACCAGAAT ATGACTATAAATCGGTCGAAGGGGCCCCGTGCGGGATTCAGCTTTTCACCACCACAATGCGCGACGAGGAGTGTCTACAGATGTCAAAGCTAATCGACCTGTGTCTAAGGGGGTAA
- a CDS encoding major facilitator superfamily domain-containing protein, translated as MSNSDPNDVFPPGTTKLEERQGVESEFKLSPTPSDDPDDPLNWSPLRKAVNFGLTCSYVLFTFVLVDINSLAYRGYMSELGLTYATFNQASGSNFAGLAIGCLLFIPCVQKFWPSPYLLAQCDCAVGMCYLVGKLSQGWRTHWCHEAVVMITIVDLFFVHQHARMNGIFLFMQSLGSTGGPIAAGYIVVSMGWRWMWWMIAIFLGVNLILVLFFFEEPKYIPLVKIATPSTLRVATRSTVDAGHSRKTVRQRLAFVTKTDMPIVQHFYQPLLILFSFPAVAYMAITYGTILACASAIGLFHLGGFLGTFIATLTVPAQNDWFIVRAAKKNGGVFEPEMRLWMSIPGALLNCAGLWIYGQGIYGVGYITTADVALTYLTDCYPDILGDALNSIVFVRNGFAMVVRFAFTPWVTGMGIQNSFILISMLALLTVTLPILLMIYGKRARASTADKYWKYAARQPVHRKA; from the exons ATGTCCAATTCAGATCCCAATGATGTGTTTCCTCCGGGAACAACCAAGCTTGAAGAAC GGCAAGGCGTCGAGTCGGAATTCAAGCTGAGTCCCACTCCCTCTGATGATCCCGACGACCCTTTG AACTGGTCCCCTTTAAGGAAGGCCGTTAACTTTGGGCTCACCTGCTCGTATGTCCTCTTCACCTTTGTGCTGGTGGACATCAATAGCTTGGCCTATCGGGGCTACATGTCAGAGCTGGGTTTGACCTACGCGACCTTCAACCAGGCGAGTGGGTCGAACTTCGCCGGACTCGCGATCGGATGCCTCTTATTTATCCCCTGCGTTCAAAAGTTTTGGCCGTCGCCCTATTTACTTGCTCAGTGCGATTGTGCAGTTGGCATGTGCTATCTGGTGGGCAAACTTTCACAAGGCTGGAGAACTCATTGGTGTCA CGAGGCCGTGGTGATGATCACCATTGTGGACCTCTTCTTTGTCCATCAACATGCGCGTATGAATGGCATCTTTCTGTTTATGCAGAGCCTAGGGTCCACGGGGGGCCCGATCGCGGCTGGCTATATCGTCGTCTCAATGGGCTGGCGATGGATGTGGTGGATGatcgccatcttcctcggcgTCAACTTGATCCTGGtcctgttcttctttgagGAGCCAAAATACATCCCCCTTGTA AAGATTGCGACACCATCGACTCTCCGAGTAGCTACTCGTTCGACGGTCGATGCCGGTCACAGTCGCAAGACCGTTCGGCAACGCCTGGCATTCGTCACCAAGACGGATATGCCAATCGTCCAGCACTTCTATCAGCCGCTGCTGATTCTCTTCTCATTCCCCGCTGTAGCCTACATGGCCATCACATACGGCACGATTCTTGCCTG CGCCTCCGCAATTGGCCTATTCCACCTTGGGGGGTTTCTGGGCACATTCATCGCGACTCTGACCGTCCCAGCCCAGAATGACTGGTTTATTGTGCGAGCGGCTAAGAAGAACGGAGGAGTCTTCGAGCCAGAGATGCGTCTCTGGATGAGCATTCCGGGCGCTCTTCTAAACTGCGCCGGTTTGTGGATTTATG GTCAAGGGATATATGGAGTCGGATATATTACCACAGCCGATGTGGCCCTGACATATCTTACTGACTGCTACCCCGAC ATCCTTGGTGATGCGCTGAATTCCATTGTGTTCGTCCGCAATGGGTTCGCAATGGTGGTTCGCTTTGCATTCACCCCTTGGGTCACTGGCATGGGAATCCAGAATTCCTTTATTCTGATCAGCATGCTGGCTCTTCTCACCGTGACCCTGCCCATTCTCTTGATGATTTATGGTAAGAGGGCACGTGCAAGCACGGCTGATAAGTACTGGAAATATGCCGCACGACAGCCAGTTCACAGGAAGGCGTGA
- a CDS encoding uncharacterized protein (of unknown function-domain containing protein), with translation MATNAGTLGQNSVRLPPSSELKDLPPVPVYDVTKFPDARTQTLRALLEAGHVTVAPLRDPELILHSHLPHLLGSAYALGANSDQLKRSYEHEITQLVPIARGFTRGDAISKDNWRSFLGHKQYTVAYQDFFDNQVQERQGDWGKVLEEYLYSGSQPLINGFTGGLGHPFIHLAYAFEFRSKEVATQALSQGCTEYNPLHYLLDQPSPDTATYKTTSLSAVFENVPTDARLDGLFTEPGFANLEVLQKPRHLAVVLEHWNAWEMIDPLRCFEECCDLSVLVALSNGNPHDSFDFYDAHIMTLAHALRVLWHYLPPQHRVSILRQYALFGIMTYICQQHPIFGLKPIEAVKLSGRDWEWVLDTALPHKWALDVHFFKAIRAPKVFEETFGRKDNFYLKAAVKFVTEFRGWEGYCEGVVGFVPSRDGYRPE, from the exons ATGGCCACCAACGCCGGTACCTTGGGACAGAACTCTGTTCGACTACCTCCTTCGTCTGAACTCAAGGACCTCCCACCGGTCCCTGTCTACGATGTGACCAAGTTCCCTGATGCGAGAACCCAAACGCTGCGTGCTCTACTTGAAGCTGGCCATGTTACGGTGGCTCCGCTGCGCGACCCTGAGCTGATTCTCCACAGCCACCTGCCCCAT CTTCTGGGTTCAGCCTACGCTCTTGGCGCCAACAGCGACCAGCTGAAGAGATCGTACGAGCATGAGATCACCCAGCTTGTGCCTATAGCCCGTGGCTTCACTCGCGGGGATGCAATCTCCAAGGACAATTGGAGGAGTTTCCTGGGTCACAAACA GTATACTGTTGCGTATCAGGACTTTTTCGATAATCAAGTGCAAGAGAGGCAAGGAGATTGGGGTAAGGTCCTGGAAGAATATCTGTACTCTGGATCCCAACCACTCATCAATGGATTCACGGGAGGAC TCGGCCATCCCTTCATCCACTTGGCATATGCCTTCGAATTCCGTAGCAAAGAGGTTGCAACTCAGGCCCTGAGCCAGGGCTGCACGGAGTACAACCCGCTCCATTATCTCCTGGATCAGCCTTCACCGGACACTGCCACCTATAAGACAACTTCACTGTCTGCCGTGTTTGAAAATGTGCCCACTGATGCGCGGCTTGACGGGCTCTTCACGGAACCTGGATTTGCGAATCTGGAGGTCCTACAGAAACCAAGACATCTCGCCGTTGTGCTGGAACACTGGAATGCCTGGGAGATGATTGATCCGTTGCGGTGCTTTGAGGAGTGTTGCGACCTGTCCGTTCTCGTCGCCCTGAGCAATGGCAACCCTCATGATTCCTTCGATTTCTACGATGCGCATATCATGACACTAGCGCACGCCCTGCGAGTCCTGTGGCACTATTTGCCACCGCAGCACCGTGTTTCTATCTTGCGACAGTACGCCCTCTTCGGAATCATGACCTATATCTGTCAGCAGCACCCAATCTTTGGCCTCAAACCTATAGAAGCCGTTAAGCTCAGCGGCCGCGATTGGGAATGGGTGCTTGATACGGCGTTGCCTCACAAGTGGGCTTTGGACGTGCATTTTTTCAAAGCGATCCGGGCCCCCAAGGTGTTCGAGGAGACCTTTGGTCGGAAGgataatttttatttgaAGGCTGCGGTTAAATTTGTGACCGAGTTTCGGGGCTGGGAGGGATACTGCGAGGGCGTGGTTGGGTTTGTTCCCAGCCGAGATGGGTACAGGCCTGAGTAA